A genomic stretch from Achromobacter spanius includes:
- the dld gene encoding D-lactate dehydrogenase, with the protein MTPPSAPDTGIQLLTQLRDVVGNAHVLTGDAATRRFRRGHRTGEGRVLAVVRPGTLLEQWRVLQAVVQSGRIVIMQAANTGLTGGSTPDGDQYDREIVLISTLRIPGVQVIRDGKQVVCLPGATLDRLEQTLAPLGREPHSVIGSSCIGASVLGGVCNNSGGALLRRGPAYTELALYARVDEGGSLSLVNHLGIDLGRTPEEILTRLQACDYGPGDIRDDVGAASDPNYADHVRQIDAPTPARFNADPSRLHEASGSAGRVCLFAVRLDTFEREPSTVFYIASKLPDDLTAVRRELLANLPRLPIAGEYIHRDAFDIGARYGKDVFLLIDKLGTARVPKAFAIKSRLDGMAERLGLPGLVDRAIQALVSLLPNHLPRRMRDYRDRYEHHLLLRVSNDTVEATRAFLTQHFAGRADAAFFECNAEEGRKAFLHRFAIAGAAIRYRDTHRATVQDIVPLDIALRRNDREWVETLPADMERDIVHKLYYGHFFCHVFHQDYIVRKGVDPVAMEHRMWALLDARQAEYPAEHNVGHLYVAKPALTAFYRELDPTNTFNPGIGHTSKLLNWGACCGQQGMPAAYGLNTDADAEAEAEAEAAQGTR; encoded by the coding sequence ATGACGCCCCCCTCCGCCCCCGACACTGGCATCCAGCTGCTGACCCAATTGCGCGACGTTGTCGGCAACGCGCATGTGCTGACCGGCGATGCGGCCACGCGCCGCTTTCGTCGCGGCCACCGTACGGGCGAAGGCCGTGTGCTTGCCGTGGTGCGCCCGGGCACCTTGCTGGAGCAGTGGCGTGTGCTGCAAGCCGTGGTGCAATCGGGCCGCATCGTCATCATGCAGGCGGCCAATACCGGCCTGACTGGCGGGTCCACGCCCGATGGCGATCAGTACGACCGCGAAATCGTGCTGATCAGCACGCTGCGCATTCCGGGTGTGCAAGTGATCCGCGACGGGAAACAGGTGGTGTGCCTGCCGGGCGCCACGCTGGACCGGCTGGAGCAGACGCTGGCGCCGCTGGGTCGCGAGCCGCATTCGGTGATCGGGTCGTCCTGCATCGGGGCGTCGGTGCTGGGCGGCGTGTGCAATAACTCGGGTGGCGCCCTGCTGCGGCGTGGCCCGGCGTACACCGAACTGGCGCTATACGCGCGCGTGGACGAAGGTGGCTCGCTTAGCCTGGTCAACCATCTGGGCATCGACCTGGGCCGGACGCCCGAAGAGATCCTGACCCGTTTGCAGGCCTGCGACTATGGCCCCGGCGATATCCGGGATGACGTGGGCGCGGCGTCGGACCCGAACTATGCCGACCATGTGCGTCAGATCGATGCCCCCACGCCGGCGCGCTTCAATGCGGACCCCTCGCGTCTGCACGAAGCCTCCGGCTCGGCCGGCCGCGTCTGCCTCTTCGCGGTGCGGCTGGACACGTTCGAGCGCGAACCCAGCACAGTGTTTTATATCGCCAGCAAGCTGCCCGACGACCTGACCGCCGTGCGCCGCGAACTGCTGGCCAATCTTCCACGGCTGCCAATCGCGGGCGAATACATCCATCGCGACGCCTTCGATATCGGCGCGCGCTACGGCAAAGACGTGTTTCTGCTGATCGACAAACTGGGCACCGCGCGCGTGCCCAAGGCTTTTGCCATCAAGAGCCGGCTGGACGGCATGGCGGAACGGCTGGGTCTGCCGGGCTTGGTGGACCGCGCGATACAGGCCCTTGTGTCGCTGCTGCCGAATCATCTGCCGCGCCGCATGCGCGACTACCGCGACCGCTACGAACACCACCTGTTGCTGCGCGTGTCCAACGATACGGTCGAGGCTACGCGCGCCTTTTTGACGCAGCACTTCGCGGGGCGCGCGGATGCGGCATTCTTTGAATGCAACGCCGAGGAAGGACGCAAGGCGTTCCTGCATCGCTTTGCCATCGCGGGCGCGGCAATTCGCTATCGCGACACGCATCGCGCAACGGTGCAGGATATCGTGCCACTGGACATCGCCTTGCGCCGCAACGACCGGGAATGGGTCGAGACCCTGCCGGCCGACATGGAACGCGACATTGTGCACAAGCTGTATTACGGGCATTTCTTCTGCCACGTGTTTCACCAGGACTACATCGTGCGCAAGGGCGTCGACCCGGTCGCGATGGAGCATCGCATGTGGGCATTGCTGGACGCGCGGCAGGCGGAATATCCGGCCGAGCACAACGTGGGGCACTTGTATGTCGCCAAGCCGGCGCTGACCGCGTTCTATCGGGAACTGGACCCCACCAACACGTTCAACCCAGGCATCGGGCACACCTCGAAGCTGCTGAACTGGGGCGCGTGCTGCGGGCAACAAGGCATGCCGGCCGCCTACGGCCTCAATACCGATGCCGATGCCGAAGCCGAAGCCGAAGCCGAAGCCGCCCAGGGGACAAGATAG
- the lldR gene encoding transcriptional regulator LldR produces MRLSDQVAEKLLSLIQAHGIPPGGRLPAERGLAQSLGVSRTALREAIQKLSSHGILISRVGAGTFLAADAHQWPQESMSPLAALMQHDPQYRYDVLETRCALETSTASYAAQRATDADKAKIQRCFDQMIDYQQRGNAELSAHADAQFHLAIAEASHNLVLLQVMRGLFDLMLSTVAQNRRIMVIQDSPASQDKLTHQHQALMQSILDGDPDQARAVIDQHLDYIRATLVKMDEDAARRDRATRLPSSTPPSPRP; encoded by the coding sequence ATGCGTTTGTCAGACCAAGTCGCTGAAAAGCTGTTATCCCTGATCCAGGCCCACGGCATCCCGCCGGGTGGAAGGCTGCCGGCCGAACGCGGCTTGGCGCAAAGCCTGGGCGTGTCACGCACCGCCTTGCGTGAAGCCATTCAAAAGCTGTCCAGCCACGGCATCCTGATCAGCCGCGTCGGCGCCGGCACGTTTCTGGCCGCCGACGCGCACCAATGGCCTCAGGAATCGATGTCGCCGTTGGCCGCGCTGATGCAGCACGATCCGCAGTACCGCTATGACGTGCTGGAAACGCGCTGCGCGCTGGAAACCAGCACCGCCAGCTACGCGGCGCAGCGCGCCACCGATGCGGACAAGGCCAAGATACAGCGCTGCTTCGATCAGATGATCGACTACCAGCAACGCGGCAATGCCGAACTCTCGGCCCACGCCGACGCGCAGTTTCACCTGGCCATCGCCGAAGCCTCGCACAACCTCGTGCTGCTGCAAGTGATGCGCGGGCTGTTCGACCTGATGCTGTCCACCGTGGCTCAAAACCGCCGCATCATGGTCATCCAGGACAGTCCGGCCTCGCAAGACAAGCTGACGCATCAACATCAGGCGCTGATGCAAAGCATCCTGGATGGCGACCCCGACCAGGCGCGCGCCGTCATCGACCAGCACCTGGACTACATCCGCGCCACGCTCGTCAAAATGGACGAAGACGCCGCCCGCCGCGACCGCGCCACCCGCCTGCCCTCCTCGACCCCACCCTCGCCCCGACCATGA
- a CDS encoding M48 metallopeptidase family protein, translating into MTTLKYLTGYPEPLLAQAQTLLERGKLGAALLSRYPDGPHDVRTDRALYQYVTDLKNTYLRNGDLINKVAYDSKIHVIQHALGQHTYISRVQGGKLRAKHEIRVATLFKTVPAEFLKMITVHELAHLKEKDHNKAFYNLCLRMEPHYHQYEFDLRLYLTHLEATRETLWAPAA; encoded by the coding sequence GTGACTACCCTGAAATACCTGACCGGCTATCCGGAGCCCCTGCTCGCCCAGGCCCAAACGCTGCTTGAGCGCGGCAAGCTGGGCGCCGCCCTGCTGTCGCGTTATCCGGACGGCCCGCACGATGTCCGCACGGACCGCGCGCTATACCAGTACGTGACTGACCTGAAGAACACCTATCTGCGCAATGGCGACCTGATCAATAAAGTTGCCTACGACAGCAAGATCCATGTCATTCAGCATGCACTGGGCCAGCACACCTACATTTCGCGCGTGCAGGGCGGCAAGCTGCGCGCCAAGCACGAGATCCGGGTGGCGACGCTGTTCAAGACCGTGCCGGCCGAATTCCTGAAGATGATCACCGTGCACGAATTGGCGCACTTGAAAGAGAAGGACCACAACAAGGCCTTCTACAACCTGTGCCTGCGCATGGAACCGCACTATCACCAGTATGAATTCGACCTGCGGCTCTACCTGACGCATCTGGAAGCGACGCGCGAAACCCTGTGGGCACCGGCTGCCTGA
- a CDS encoding disulfide bond formation protein B → MTTRSERLLRLIALFSFGAVGAALISQHVFDMPPCAWCVLQRLIYLVIGVVALIGGFGGGRALTRIAAALAALLSLSGVVAAWYQYTVAANMLSCDQTFADRFMTGIGLEGNVPWLFGIFATCMDAKVPVLGIEYALWSLALFVVLFFMALPAVFGRARA, encoded by the coding sequence ATGACTACCCGCTCTGAACGCCTGCTTCGCCTGATTGCCCTGTTTTCCTTCGGCGCCGTTGGCGCGGCCTTGATTTCCCAACACGTTTTCGACATGCCACCCTGCGCGTGGTGCGTGCTGCAACGCTTGATCTATCTGGTGATTGGCGTGGTGGCCCTGATTGGCGGCTTTGGCGGTGGCCGGGCGTTGACCCGCATCGCCGCCGCGCTGGCGGCGCTGTTGTCGCTGTCCGGCGTGGTGGCGGCCTGGTACCAATACACCGTGGCGGCCAACATGCTGTCGTGCGACCAGACGTTTGCCGACCGCTTCATGACCGGCATCGGCCTGGAAGGCAATGTGCCGTGGCTGTTCGGCATTTTCGCGACCTGCATGGACGCCAAGGTGCCGGTGCTGGGCATCGAATACGCTTTGTGGAGCCTGGCGCTTTTCGTGGTCTTGTTCTTCATGGCGCTGCCTGCCGTCTTCGGCCGCGCCCGAGCCTGA
- a CDS encoding MarC family protein, with protein sequence MQLNDYLRVFGGSFFFALATLLPFLNPPAIAPIFLSLTEGASSATRVVLAKRVAVNVCLMLIVAMVAGNVLLSFFGISLSIVRVGGGMLVIASAWRLVNSPDADTERVARMAESFTPEMAKARAFYPLTFPISCGPGSIAAAITVGVSLRDQNHVLSLVRLGGSIPGIIAVSLTLYVCLRFAAQMLHRLGDNGTAVFMRLSAFIMLCLGVQIFWEGARDLMLGLLTQVMQPIPVPKA encoded by the coding sequence ATGCAGCTCAACGACTATCTGCGCGTCTTCGGTGGCAGCTTCTTTTTCGCGCTGGCCACGCTGCTGCCCTTCCTGAACCCGCCCGCCATTGCGCCGATTTTCCTGTCGCTGACCGAAGGCGCCTCGTCGGCCACACGCGTGGTGCTGGCCAAACGGGTGGCGGTCAATGTCTGCCTGATGCTGATCGTGGCCATGGTGGCCGGCAACGTGCTGCTCAGCTTCTTCGGCATTTCCTTGTCGATCGTGCGCGTCGGCGGCGGCATGCTGGTGATTGCCAGCGCCTGGCGGCTGGTGAATTCGCCCGACGCCGACACCGAGCGCGTGGCGCGCATGGCCGAATCGTTCACGCCTGAAATGGCGAAGGCGCGCGCCTTCTACCCGCTGACGTTTCCCATCAGTTGCGGCCCCGGCTCCATCGCCGCCGCCATCACCGTAGGCGTGTCCTTGCGCGACCAGAACCACGTGCTGAGCCTGGTGCGGCTGGGCGGCTCCATTCCCGGCATTATCGCGGTGTCCCTGACCCTTTACGTCTGCCTGCGCTTTGCCGCCCAGATGCTGCATCGCCTGGGCGACAACGGCACGGCGGTGTTCATGCGGCTGTCCGCGTTCATCATGCTGTGCCTGGGCGTGCAGATCTTCTGGGAAGGCGCGCGCGACCTGATGCTGGGGTTGTTGACGCAAGTGATGCAACCAATTCCGGTTCCCAAGGCCTAA
- a CDS encoding [protein-PII] uridylyltransferase, whose protein sequence is MTAEFLSSLRERIQQARRAAVTQFREHERPDTLLSELRRIVDAALRDLVKHCPLPLGATLAAVGGYGRGELYPHSDVDLLILLPHAPTPEEESAIERLVASLWDLGLEPGHSVRTIEDCEREADADITVETALLESRWLAGSRILMRKFDAATKSRLDPRAFFLAKRVEMQQRHARYQDTPYALEPNCKESPGGLRDLQVILWMARAAGFGNSWRSVAQAGLLTSSEARDLRKAEQAFKRLRIELHLLSNRREDRVLFDLQPALAEVYGIHATATRRGSELLMQRYYWAARLVTQLNGILVQNIEERLFPRPDSDARDIDDDFRNLRDRLDIIRDDGFERNPTLLLRAFLVMQQHPELTGMSARTLRAIWHSRHRIDAQFRRNPVNRKLFLQILQQPRGIVHELRRMTMLNILPRYLPVFRRIVGQMQHDLFHAYTVDQHTLAVVRNLRRFTMPEHAQEYPLASQLIAGLDRHWLLYVAALFHDIAKGRGGDHSELGAREVRKFAQDHGMDPEDAKLVEFLVRQHLLMSAVAQKRDLSDPAVVQDFAATVKDERHLTALYLLTVADIRGTSPKVWNAWKGKLLEDLYKLTLAALGGAHADAHTVLTERKEEAARLTRRAGLRDDAREAFWNQLDVAYFLRHDASDIAWHTRHLYHQVAPAQAVVKARPTEQGEGLQIMVYTRDAPDLFVAICGYFDAKNLSIQDARIHTTRHGWALDSFIVLLPEGASDLRAQATLVEHELAERLKDPHAAAQAQPSRGGYYGRNRQSRVSRVFPVMPQAELQPDERSTSWRLSVTATDRPGLLHALARVFAQHEINLLMAKIMTLGDRVEDVFIVDGSALARPRIQMQFERDILDALAGDEAQQRVA, encoded by the coding sequence ATGACCGCCGAATTCCTCAGCTCCCTGCGTGAACGCATTCAGCAAGCCCGACGCGCCGCGGTAACCCAGTTCCGCGAGCACGAGCGCCCGGACACGCTGTTGTCCGAATTGCGGCGCATCGTGGACGCCGCGCTGCGCGACCTGGTCAAGCATTGCCCGCTACCCTTGGGCGCCACGCTGGCGGCGGTGGGCGGTTATGGCCGGGGCGAGCTTTATCCGCACTCTGACGTCGACCTGCTGATCCTGCTGCCGCACGCCCCCACGCCCGAAGAGGAATCGGCCATTGAACGGCTGGTGGCGTCGCTGTGGGACCTGGGCCTGGAACCCGGCCACAGCGTGCGCACCATTGAAGATTGCGAACGCGAGGCCGATGCCGACATCACCGTGGAAACGGCGCTGCTGGAATCGCGATGGCTGGCGGGCAGCCGCATCCTGATGCGCAAGTTCGACGCCGCCACCAAGTCGCGGCTGGATCCGCGCGCCTTTTTCCTGGCCAAGCGGGTCGAGATGCAGCAGCGTCATGCGCGCTACCAGGACACGCCTTACGCGCTGGAACCGAATTGCAAGGAATCGCCCGGGGGCTTGCGCGATCTGCAAGTCATCTTGTGGATGGCGCGCGCCGCCGGTTTCGGCAATAGTTGGCGGTCGGTCGCCCAAGCGGGCCTGCTGACCTCTTCCGAAGCGCGCGACCTGCGCAAGGCCGAACAGGCCTTCAAGCGGCTGCGCATTGAACTGCATCTGCTGTCGAACCGCCGCGAAGACCGCGTGCTGTTCGATTTGCAGCCGGCGCTGGCCGAAGTCTATGGCATCCACGCCACCGCCACGCGGAGGGGCAGCGAACTGCTGATGCAGCGCTATTACTGGGCCGCGCGCCTGGTGACGCAGTTGAACGGCATCCTGGTGCAGAACATCGAAGAGCGGCTGTTCCCGCGCCCCGATAGCGACGCGCGCGACATCGACGACGATTTTCGCAACCTGCGCGACCGCCTGGACATCATTCGCGACGACGGTTTCGAACGCAACCCCACCCTGCTGCTGCGCGCCTTCCTGGTGATGCAGCAACACCCCGAACTCACCGGCATGTCGGCGCGCACGCTGCGCGCCATCTGGCATTCGCGCCATCGTATCGACGCGCAGTTCCGCCGCAACCCGGTCAACCGCAAGCTGTTCTTGCAGATCCTGCAGCAGCCGCGCGGCATCGTGCACGAACTGCGACGCATGACCATGCTGAACATCCTGCCCCGCTACCTGCCGGTGTTCCGCCGCATCGTGGGCCAGATGCAGCACGACCTGTTTCACGCGTACACGGTGGACCAGCACACGCTGGCGGTGGTGCGCAACCTGCGCCGCTTCACCATGCCCGAGCACGCCCAGGAATACCCGCTGGCCAGCCAATTGATTGCGGGCCTGGACCGGCACTGGTTGCTGTACGTGGCGGCGCTGTTTCACGACATTGCCAAGGGCCGCGGCGGCGACCACTCCGAACTCGGCGCCCGCGAAGTGCGCAAGTTCGCGCAAGACCACGGCATGGATCCCGAAGACGCCAAGCTGGTGGAATTCCTGGTGCGCCAGCACTTGCTGATGTCGGCGGTGGCGCAAAAGCGCGACCTGTCCGACCCGGCCGTCGTGCAGGATTTCGCCGCCACGGTGAAGGACGAACGCCATCTGACGGCGCTCTACCTGCTGACGGTGGCCGACATCCGAGGGACCAGCCCCAAGGTCTGGAACGCCTGGAAGGGCAAGCTGCTGGAAGACCTGTACAAACTGACCCTGGCCGCGCTGGGCGGCGCCCATGCGGACGCCCACACGGTACTGACCGAGCGCAAGGAAGAAGCGGCCCGACTGACGCGCCGGGCCGGCCTGCGCGACGACGCGCGCGAAGCCTTCTGGAACCAGTTGGACGTGGCCTACTTCCTGCGCCACGACGCCTCGGACATCGCCTGGCACACGCGCCACCTGTACCACCAGGTGGCGCCGGCCCAGGCGGTGGTCAAGGCGCGTCCCACCGAGCAAGGCGAAGGCCTGCAGATCATGGTCTACACGCGCGATGCGCCGGACCTGTTCGTGGCCATCTGTGGCTACTTCGACGCCAAGAACCTGTCGATTCAAGACGCGCGCATCCACACCACGCGGCATGGTTGGGCGCTGGACAGCTTTATCGTGCTGCTGCCCGAGGGCGCCAGCGACCTGCGCGCCCAGGCGACGCTGGTGGAACACGAACTGGCGGAACGCCTGAAAGATCCGCACGCCGCCGCCCAGGCGCAGCCCAGCCGTGGCGGCTACTACGGCCGTAACCGGCAATCGCGTGTGTCGCGCGTGTTCCCGGTCATGCCGCAAGCCGAGCTGCAGCCGGACGAGCGCAGCACGTCGTGGCGGTTGTCCGTTACCGCCACCGACCGCCCCGGCCTGCTGCACGCCCTGGCGCGCGTATTCGCCCAGCACGAGATAAACCTGCTGATGGCCAAGATCATGACGCTGGGCGACCGCGTGGAAGACGTGTTCATCGTGGATGGCTCGGCGCTGGCGCGACCCCGCATCCAGATGCAGTTCGAACGCGACATCCTCGACGCGCTGGCAGGCGACGAGGCGCAACAGCGGGTAGCCTGA
- the map gene encoding type I methionyl aminopeptidase, whose translation MGTITNPADLAKMRAACQDAAKVLDFITPHVKPGVTTGDLDRLCLEYLTDELKVKSATVGYAPPGYPPFTGAICTSVNHQVCHGIPGDKVLKNGDSLNIDVTIIKDGWFGDTSRMYAVGEQSILSRRLTEITFECMWKGIQQVKNGAFLGDVGNAIQKHAESNGFSVVREFCGHGIGQRFHEDPQVLHYGKPGTGVKLVTGMLFTIEPMINAGRREIRQLADGWTVVTRDHSLSAQWEHAVCVTDTGYEVLTLSPGMPPPPAFITEPLVIPAV comes from the coding sequence ATGGGCACAATTACCAATCCGGCCGACCTGGCCAAGATGCGCGCCGCCTGCCAGGACGCCGCCAAAGTTCTCGATTTCATCACTCCCCACGTCAAGCCGGGGGTCACCACCGGCGACCTGGACCGCCTGTGCCTGGAATACCTGACTGACGAATTGAAGGTCAAGTCCGCCACTGTGGGCTACGCCCCGCCCGGCTACCCGCCCTTCACTGGCGCCATCTGTACGTCCGTGAACCACCAGGTCTGCCACGGCATTCCGGGCGACAAGGTGCTGAAAAACGGGGACTCGCTCAATATCGACGTCACCATCATTAAAGACGGCTGGTTCGGCGACACCAGCCGCATGTACGCGGTGGGCGAACAGTCCATCTTGTCGCGCCGCCTGACCGAGATCACCTTCGAGTGCATGTGGAAAGGCATCCAGCAGGTCAAGAACGGCGCCTTCCTGGGCGACGTGGGCAATGCCATCCAGAAGCACGCGGAATCCAACGGCTTTTCGGTCGTGCGCGAATTCTGCGGCCACGGTATCGGCCAGCGTTTCCATGAAGATCCGCAGGTACTGCATTATGGCAAGCCCGGCACGGGCGTGAAATTGGTGACGGGTATGTTGTTCACCATTGAACCCATGATCAACGCCGGCCGCCGCGAAATCCGCCAGCTTGCCGATGGCTGGACGGTCGTGACCCGCGACCACAGCCTGTCGGCGCAGTGGGAACATGCCGTCTGCGTCACCGATACCGGCTACGAGGTGCTGACGCTGTCGCCCGGCATGCCGCCGCCGCCCGCCTTCATCACCGAGCCCCTCGTCATTCCCGCCGTGTAA
- the rpsB gene encoding 30S ribosomal protein S2: MSLMREMLEAGVHFGHQTRYWNPKMAPYIFGHRNKIHIINLEKTVDKYQEATKFVKQLAARGGNILFVGTKRAARELVASEAARCGMPFVDARWLGGMLTNFKTVKTSVKRLKDMEVVVAEGGAERMIKKEGLLFQRELDKLNKSIGGIKDMNGLPDAMFVIDVGYHKIAIAEAKTLGIPVVAVVDTNHSPDGIDYVIPGNDDSAKAIALYAKGIADAVLEGREQNMNGLVEELGEGQEEFVEVQDNQA; encoded by the coding sequence ATGTCTTTGATGCGCGAAATGCTGGAAGCGGGTGTCCACTTCGGTCACCAAACCCGTTACTGGAACCCCAAGATGGCTCCGTACATCTTCGGTCACCGCAACAAGATTCACATCATCAACCTGGAAAAGACGGTTGATAAGTACCAGGAAGCCACCAAGTTCGTGAAGCAGCTGGCTGCTCGCGGCGGCAACATCCTGTTTGTCGGCACCAAGCGCGCTGCTCGCGAGCTGGTCGCCTCCGAAGCCGCCCGTTGCGGCATGCCCTTCGTCGACGCCCGCTGGCTCGGCGGCATGCTGACCAACTTCAAGACGGTCAAGACCTCGGTCAAGCGCCTGAAGGACATGGAAGTCGTCGTTGCCGAAGGCGGCGCCGAGCGCATGATCAAGAAGGAAGGCCTGCTGTTCCAACGCGAACTGGACAAGCTGAACAAGTCGATCGGCGGCATCAAGGACATGAACGGTCTGCCTGACGCCATGTTCGTCATCGACGTCGGCTACCACAAGATTGCCATCGCCGAAGCCAAGACGCTGGGTATCCCCGTGGTCGCCGTGGTTGACACCAACCACTCGCCCGACGGCATCGACTACGTCATCCCGGGTAACGATGACTCGGCCAAGGCCATCGCGCTGTACGCCAAGGGCATCGCCGACGCCGTGCTGGAAGGCCGCGAACAGAACATGAACGGTCTGGTCGAAGAGCTGGGTGAAGGTCAGGAAGAGTTCGTCGAAGTGCAGGACAACCAGGCCTAA
- the tsf gene encoding translation elongation factor Ts, which yields MAEITAALVKELREKTDAPMMECKKALTEAEGDLVRAEEILRVKLGNKASKAAARVTAEGLIGLFISADAKQGAVVEINCETDFVAKNDDFVGFVNKLAELVATQNPADVAALSALPFGEGTVETTRTALIGKIGENISIRRFERIETPNALASYVHGGKIGVLVEYSGAEEVGKDLAMHIAATKPKALNADGVNPADIAAERSVAEQKAAESGKPADIVAKMVEGSVAKFLKEVTLLSQPFVKNDKHTVEQHLKANGASISKFVLFVVGEGIEKKTSDFAAEVAAAAAGAA from the coding sequence ATGGCTGAAATTACCGCTGCCCTGGTCAAGGAACTGCGCGAGAAGACCGACGCGCCCATGATGGAGTGCAAGAAGGCCTTGACGGAAGCCGAAGGCGACCTGGTTCGCGCCGAGGAAATCCTGCGCGTCAAGCTGGGCAACAAGGCCAGCAAGGCCGCTGCCCGCGTCACCGCCGAAGGCCTGATCGGTCTGTTCATCTCCGCCGATGCCAAGCAAGGCGCCGTCGTCGAAATCAACTGCGAAACCGACTTCGTCGCCAAGAACGACGACTTCGTCGGCTTCGTGAACAAGCTGGCTGAACTGGTCGCCACGCAGAACCCGGCCGACGTCGCCGCTCTGTCGGCCCTGCCGTTCGGTGAAGGCACCGTTGAAACGACCCGTACCGCCCTGATCGGCAAGATCGGCGAAAACATCTCGATCCGCCGCTTCGAGCGCATCGAGACGCCGAACGCGCTGGCCAGCTACGTGCACGGCGGCAAGATCGGCGTGCTGGTGGAATACTCCGGCGCCGAAGAAGTGGGCAAGGACCTGGCGATGCACATCGCCGCCACCAAGCCCAAGGCCCTGAACGCCGACGGCGTGAACCCGGCCGACATCGCCGCCGAGCGTTCGGTTGCCGAGCAGAAGGCCGCCGAATCCGGCAAGCCGGCTGACATCGTCGCCAAGATGGTTGAAGGTTCGGTCGCCAAGTTCCTGAAGGAAGTGACCCTGCTGTCGCAACCTTTCGTCAAGAACGACAAGCACACGGTCGAACAGCATCTGAAGGCCAATGGCGCTTCGATCAGCAAGTTCGTGCTGTTTGTTGTCGGCGAAGGTATCGAGAAGAAGACCAGCGACTTTGCCGCTGAGGTTGCAGCTGCCGCCGCCGGCGCAGCCTAA
- the pyrH gene encoding UMP kinase, giving the protein MSSRAYKRVLLKLSGEALMGEDAFGINRSTIVRMTDEIAEVAATGVELAIVIGGGNIFRGVAPGAQGMDRATADYMGMMATIMNALALQDALKHKGIDTRVQSALNIDQVVEPYIRPKALRYLEEGKVVIFAAGTGNPFFTTDTAAALRGAEIGAEIVLKATKVDGIYSADPNKDPTATRYARISFDEAIVRRLEVMDATAFALCRDQKLPIKVFSINKSGALKRVVSGEDEGTLVHV; this is encoded by the coding sequence ATGAGCAGCAGAGCATACAAACGGGTTCTTCTCAAACTTTCCGGCGAGGCGCTGATGGGCGAGGATGCTTTTGGCATCAACCGTTCCACCATCGTCCGCATGACCGATGAGATCGCCGAAGTCGCCGCCACCGGCGTCGAACTGGCCATCGTCATTGGCGGAGGTAACATTTTCCGTGGCGTCGCCCCGGGTGCGCAGGGCATGGACCGCGCCACCGCCGACTACATGGGCATGATGGCCACCATCATGAACGCGCTTGCCCTGCAAGACGCGCTCAAGCACAAGGGTATCGACACCCGCGTACAATCCGCCCTGAACATCGATCAGGTCGTCGAACCCTACATCCGCCCGAAGGCTTTGCGCTACCTCGAAGAGGGCAAGGTCGTCATCTTCGCCGCGGGTACGGGCAACCCCTTCTTCACGACCGACACCGCCGCCGCCTTGCGCGGCGCCGAAATCGGCGCGGAGATCGTGTTGAAAGCCACCAAAGTGGACGGCATCTACAGTGCGGATCCCAACAAGGATCCCACCGCGACGCGTTATGCGCGGATCAGCTTCGATGAAGCGATTGTGCGCCGTCTGGAAGTCATGGACGCCACGGCCTTCGCGTTGTGCCGTGACCAGAAACTGCCGATCAAAGTGTTTTCGATCAATAAGTCGGGCGCGCTCAAGCGAGTGGTCAGCGGCGAAGACGAAGGCACGTTGGTACACGTTTAA
- the frr gene encoding ribosome recycling factor has product MSAAEIRKSAEARMAKSLDTLKINLGKIRTGRAHTGILDHVQVDYYGSPVPVGQVANVNLVDARTISVQPYEKQMAGPIEKAIRESDLGLNPISMGDTIRVPMPALTEERRRDLTKVVRSEGEDAKIAVRNLRREANEALKKLVKDKEISEDDERRAQDDVQKLTDRAVTDIDKMVVQKEAEIMTV; this is encoded by the coding sequence ATGAGCGCAGCAGAAATCCGCAAATCCGCCGAAGCCAGGATGGCCAAGTCGCTTGATACGCTCAAGATCAACCTGGGCAAGATCCGGACGGGCCGCGCCCACACCGGCATCCTGGACCACGTGCAGGTCGACTACTACGGTTCGCCCGTGCCGGTCGGCCAGGTCGCCAACGTCAACCTCGTGGACGCCCGCACCATCAGCGTGCAGCCCTACGAAAAGCAAATGGCCGGCCCGATCGAAAAGGCAATCCGTGAATCGGATCTGGGCCTGAACCCGATCTCGATGGGCGACACCATTCGCGTGCCGATGCCCGCCCTGACCGAAGAGCGCCGCCGTGACCTGACCAAGGTCGTGCGCAGCGAAGGCGAAGACGCCAAGATCGCCGTGCGCAACCTGCGCCGCGAAGCGAACGAAGCGTTGAAGAAGCTGGTCAAGGACAAGGAAATCTCCGAGGACGACGAGCGTCGCGCCCAGGACGATGTCCAGAAGCTGACCGATCGTGCCGTGACGGACATCGACAAGATGGTCGTCCAGAAAGAAGCGGAAATCATGACCGTATAA